CTACTTCCGCAAATCTGATATGTGACAACCCCTTTGAACCATGAATAAACTGGAGTAGTACATGAAGCCCAGAGCTGCGCGCATTGAGCGACAGACCGGAGAAACCAACATCACAATGGAACTGTGTCTGGATGGCACAGGTGCTTCCAGCATTAAAACTGGAGTTGGTTTTGCCGACCATATGCTTACCCTGATAGCCTTTTGGGCTGGCTGGGACTTGACCGTTGTCTGCGAAGGAGACATCGAGGTCGACGCCCATCATAGCCTCGAAGACGTTGGGCTGTGCATTGGTGAAGCGCTTCGTGATTCTCTTGGTGGCAAAAAGGGCATCAAGCGCATTGGAAACGCCCGGGTTCCTATGGATGAGGCTTTAACCGAGGTTGATATTGATATTTCTGGCCGTGCCTATCTGGTCTATGAGGATGACGTGGTACCAGCTCTCGTTGCAGGTGAAGAAAAAGACCTGTGGCGTGAATTCTTCAAGTCTCTTGCGTTCCGCGCAGGACTGAATCTGCACATGAGATATCTCTATGGCCGAAACGCGCATCATCTCGTTGAATCCGCTTGCAAGGCCTTTGGTCTCGCTATTCGCGAAGCTGCAACTTTGACTGGTGATGGTGTGCAAAGCACCAAGGGGAGGCTCGATTGATGAGAAACACCAATGTTCGATTTCTGGTTCTGAGCGTGGTGTGTGGCGTTTTTCTGTTTGGACTGACTGCCTGCGAAGGTATTACACCCCGTGTGGAACCCCCAAAGGGAAGCCTCGCAGTTGCGCATTTTACCCAGCCGCAGATGGATAATGAACTGCTCGCTGGCTATATTCCCGAAGGTGCGGAACCTGTTTCTCAGGATGTACTTGGCCGTCTTGACGAACTCCTCAAGCAGGAGCTGAAGGCCAGTACAAATCCGTCCTATCTTGTTCCTTCTACCTCCGAGCAATGCGAACACATTGTTCTGAGCCGAATTGACAAGGAAAAGAAGCGGGTCGCCGCTCTTGATTACTGGCTGCGGGTTGGGAACTGCATGAAAGTTGATTACTTGCTCGTCCCACATCTGCTCGCCTTTCACGAACGAAAAGGAAGTGAAGTTTCTGTGGATACTCCAGCAGGGGTAACGCTGGATCTCTTTCTCGTTGATGTCAAAAATGAAAGCCTTGTGAAGCGCTATCACTTTGA
Above is a window of Desulfobaculum bizertense DSM 18034 DNA encoding:
- the hisB gene encoding imidazoleglycerol-phosphate dehydratase HisB, translating into MKPRAARIERQTGETNITMELCLDGTGASSIKTGVGFADHMLTLIAFWAGWDLTVVCEGDIEVDAHHSLEDVGLCIGEALRDSLGGKKGIKRIGNARVPMDEALTEVDIDISGRAYLVYEDDVVPALVAGEEKDLWREFFKSLAFRAGLNLHMRYLYGRNAHHLVESACKAFGLAIREAATLTGDGVQSTKGRLD